From the genome of Electrophorus electricus isolate fEleEle1 chromosome 14, fEleEle1.pri, whole genome shotgun sequence:
TTTTTCAGCATCATAGTTTTCAGAAAACTGTATTCAATTCTAGCAATATACATATAACAAGGagccaaaaaaaggaaaagaaaagcctcactgaaattaaataaaagtatCAATCCTTATCTGCATGTTATATACACAACACATTTCAAGGTTGTGAAAACAGGTGGGGTGCAGAAATCAAATTCCACAAACAAATTTAGCAAGTTTAATCAATGTCCAGGAAGCTACGCTACCGCCAGGACAATTTGGACTGCAGAGAAGGAGGAGCCTCGGCATAAATCAATCCCAGCATGCCGTGTGGCCACTGTAGAGAGGCTACAGGACCACACTGCCATCATAAGCTCTGCACATTCGACTGGCTGTGGAGCTCAGCACGCCACTGGCATTCGCAACCCAGCGCAATCAGGGAAGAAGTGGGCAGGGCTTggaatgggggtggggtgaggggcgTGGTCTGAATGGGACATGCCCCTCCTGCTGCTATCTCCCAGCATGGTGTGTGATCACAGCACTGGATATAGGGGCTTTTAACTGCGGGGAAGGCTGCACATCTCACAATGCTCTGTGCCCGGCTGGTTCATGAAGGTGCAGTGGACGCATGACCACATGacagaggaggatgctgggacAGACGGGCCACCCATGGCATAGTCCAGAGAGCCTGCCTGCTGCCCTCCTACTGTGCCTaagagaggaaggaaaggaTTTTATTCATTAGTCAAATCACATTTATATGCCTTATGTAAAAACAACTATGACTGATCAGTGAGCAGCTTATTCCAAGGAATTGTACTCTCACAGATAGCAATAAATTaacatgaaaatacaaataaaacatgaagGCAGCATTAAAAGCAGGCATGCAAAATATAAATACTGCACTTGGACAAAACCTAAACCAATAAAAGCTCAGGAAGACTCAAAGGCCAGGTATGTCTAAAAACAACATCAGAGGGTGACAAGTGAATGGAAAATGGTTCCCAAGGCTGGGGGCAAGCACCAGAAAAGCGCTGTCACCATTAGCCTTTAACGATACTCTGGCAGAGAGGTTTGCTTAAGAGATGACACCTGACTGTTGTGTAGTGAATGAAGTCAGTGATGTATTATACTGCTAATCCTTGTAGTGCTTCAAAAACAAGCAGCAGCAGCTAAAAATCAGTGACGATTTCACTAGTAACCAGTGAAGTGAGGCAAGTACAGCTAGAACCTTTGAGGAACCAGGCTGGTGTATTTTTCACAAGTCACACACGATATACATTTGACTGTGCGACTCAAACAATAGTTATGACAGGAAAAAGACTAAACTATCAGGCAATCAGAATGAATTTTCTGTGATTCATATCTAAGGGGTCCTAAGCTCTCACAAATCAACagacaaataagcaaacaaaaaaatataacagcAGAAGCGCAGGAATCTTCCCAAATCTCCAGTGAGTTGGAgatacactcactacacagctGCTCGATGGTGGCCCACTGCTCAGACTTCTTCCATGTCTGTGCCAGTTCCTCATTTGAGGTCTTCACAGCCTCTAGCAAGAGTCCAATACTGTCCTGTGAACAAAAAGTTGAAATTCAATATTAGTTTCTAGTTTCTTTAAAGATGATCAATGCTGCACCCACAACAGGAGGCAGGGGTCCACAGGCATGGACCCCAAAATGTCTGCATGAATGTGCAGAGGGTCATCACCACCAAAAACCATGAAACATTAACTGGCTACTATTAGCAGGGCTCTGAGACGTGCACAAGTGTCTCAACTACAGAGCCACCTGTTGGACAAAACACTGTATACATATACAACTGTGTGCCTAGGcaacaaagggagagaggacaaAGAAGGGAGCATCATGACCTCAAAACAAAAGAGCAAACAAATcatcagcaaaacaaaaggaaaacaaaaaagccctGGCTGAGATTAAGCGCAAACCCATAATGCTGGAAAAGTCTTTTTACAATCATTTGTTATAACTACCCCGAGAAAGTAGAGATGAGGAACATTTGTGAAACACAGCAGGGGCACAGTAATGATAAATACCAAAATCACTACTGTGATTACACTAAAAACGAAAATGTTCTGGAACCTTAAACACAAACTACAAGCATTGTgggggaaaactggaaaacccccacaaaacaaaataaaaaacacactcacCCGTAAAGGCATGACGTCATTGGTGACGAGGAAGATGAGCAAATGGAAGTCAGAGACAATGtccaggaaggaggaggaggaagaacaCTGGGAGAGATATGTAGCTAGACTGTGGAAgtcctgacacacagacacacacacacacatgattttgGAAAAGGTTTAAGCAGCATTTGCCAGAGAGGATGTGTTTCTTCTGTGTGCTCGAGGTagaggtgtatgaggtgtgtgcgtgACTACCTGTGTCTCCCCGAGTGCATCCCTGTTCTCGATGGGGAAGCGGAGCATGGAGGAGAAGGTGAACACGGGGTCTTTAGGAAAGGTGGTGGTGatctgcgcgcgcacacgcacacaggcgcgcacacgcgcacacacacacacacacacacacacacacacacacacacacacacagagagagagagcaatcaGAGCACAGTAACGACAcgttctccctcacacacacagacacagttcaCAAGTTTAGTGTGACtcagtttgtttaattttaataacactGATCCACACaatattcaaaattaattttcctACATTTCCTCACTACACGTTCTACCCCATGAATGGctcactgtgctgttctgttaatggcagttccagcagagtgagACTGAATGACTGGAGTTGCTAGTTGAGTGGCACAAGTGCCCCAGTCCATCAAAGCCTATCTAAAGGATTTAATTCATTTCCGTATAGGCCTCTGCCCTGCAGTCAACACTAATAATGAGTGCAATTCATCAAAGCATTCCTTTCATAAGCTACTGTATGCAGGTGTGAACATGCTGTCGCTAACTTTAGTTTACCCACAGAGTGTAAAATAACACCCAAAGTGATTACAGTGTTtctcaaaactttaaaaatttttaattatttcactATATTCGAAGCTTTTCCACAGCATTCATAAGCCCTAAGAGCTCAATTACACTTTACAAacaggtaggggtgtgtgtgtgtgtgtgtgtgtgtgtgtgtgtgtgtgtgtgtgtgtgtgtgtgtgtgtgtgtgtagatgtctTATGTAGCATAAATGCAATTGAGGAATATTTTAAAGGCTAGAGGAGATTTGGTATAGGCACTGGTACTCACGTCAATGATTAAGTACTCCACAGGTAGAGGGCGAGCCAAGTGTGTGATGTCATTGCCAAACTTGTCTTTATCCTGCATACAAGGAAAGAAggtaaacagagaaagagagaaaacatacacaaagaaagaggaagagagacgataaaagaatgaataatgaaatgaaagaaaaaaagatttaaaatgttgaaagtCTTAAGGACTTTATGGCTTATTTGTGgcaccacaacacacactgctacagacTGCATCACATCCTAAAAATACCATgagcagcaggaaaaaaaaaaaatcctgcgcATCTCCTACTTCATCTTAGTTTGGCAGTTTCAGGTTCACAGCAAGTTCAGAACATGCAGGGCCATCTGTCAGGTTTTTACCAGTCTAGCTGTACCGATGCTCAACCACCGATGACTGATGCTCAACAACAGACGAGAGCCTCTGTTCAGAATTGTGATAAAACACATCTTACCTACAGTAATATAAGAGGACTGCTTAGTTTGACCGTAAACGCAATCATTTGTATGGGAATGCATTTCATCGGTTTGCTGCACTTCACTAAACAAATAGTCGCTTGAAGCTGAACTTTGCAATCATCCAGAATGAAAATGCCAAAAGGAAGAATGACGGATTAGAGCAGGAGACAGACTGGCACAACAGACAGCCACAACAGACAGCCGTGACGGATGGATTTACATGACCAGGGATCCCTCTGAACACGGGCCCTTCCTAACCTGTCTCAGAGAAACTTCGTCACACACAGATTATAGAAGACATGTGGTAGTATGATGCATGACggttctgtgcatgtgcacatggaCATGGCAAGTGTCATGTGGAGGAGATGAAAGTGCATGCCTGGtaaacacatatgtacataatatgtgagtgagagggtgtctgtgtgcgcgcgtgcacttAGTCTGCCTCATCAAAAGGGATACAAAAGCCTTGGCTTCCATATGCTCAGGCTGCATGTTGGCATgaacgggtgtgtgtgcgcacgtgtgcatgcacctTATAGAAGACATCTGGGACATACTGCTCACTGCTGGACTCTTTGGCGTAGCCAAGCTCGGGGGCATCTCGGCAGGGCAGCAAGCACTCATCCCTCACCAGTGCCATGCACTGGTTAGACACCTGATATCCCTCAAAATGCACTTGGTTATCTGGACCACCTgcgtacacacacccccacacacccccacacacccccacacacccccacacacccccacacacccccacacacacccacacacacccacacacacacacacacacacacccacacacacaggcacaaaggtatatatgtatattagagttatatttacattgcagGACAGAATACCGCACCAATTTATtatattgttgctttttttaatcaaaggcATGTGGTTTTaggaataacaaataaaaataaaacaagatgaTCCAGGTCAATCATTTAGTATAGTCTGATAACCCATTTAATTGCACATCAAGTATTTTACAAGGCACACAAATGAATGCATTCTCTCTTCAGGAACAGAACcaacagtaacagtaaaaaTACAGCGTCTACTCCCGTCGTAGCAAAGGAAAGCTCACTGCAAATAACATCATAAAGAAGAGAAACCACGCACCTGTTGCGACTACTGTGACAAATTTTGATCCAAAATGGCCATCAGGAGAGAGCCGGCAGGGATTGGCGTGCTGGTTCTGGAAATGTCCGGCAGTGATGCACTCTTCAGAGCTCAGGAAGTACGAGTCCTACACAGGAAACAAATCACAGGCTGCAGCTTGCACATAACATGGTACTGCTCACTCTGTCCTCGAACCAGGCTGGGTCCAGTAAAGAATCTAGCGGGCTGTTTTACTTGAGACGCGCAATTTGAAGTGTTACCTTGTTTCTTGTGTAACGCACTGTGCCTATTCTTGTATCTTCTGATAGCAGGTCTGTGAAGATCCACCCCACCTAGGTCCATAAGCAACTAATATTACCATTTATACAATAATACAACAAACTtgggaagtaaacaaacagctaTGTTAGCAGATATGCATTTGAATTGCAACACTCTAACCACACCTACAAATTATGCCGCCAATGTCAGGAAGGGCTCCCTGTCAGGAATAAGCTTTTCTGTGCCCAAAATGTGTCATGTCACCAGATTCAAGACACCCAAGCCAGAATAGTGGTTAAGTTAGGTGATGTTATGGTCCCAGAATGAGCCTGCCAGCCTAAAAGAGGgacaggaggaaagagagagtggagtCGGGGTTACCTTGCGGAGACCTAGCTTGGCAGCAAtctcctccactgctgcagCTCTGGGATCGTCTATCAGTTCCAGGCTGTTCTGAGTGCCAATCTGAAACCCAACCAGACAGGAGCCATTACCACTGGGATTCAACCATATGGGATAGGGGTGGCAGTATTAAGTAGGCACATAGTTTATATTAATTTGCAGAATACGTGGGCCAACCCAGGAAACGACAACACCGAAGAACGCAGCTGCAAGGAGGAGAGGCAGCTGTCGGGGTGAGGCTAAGCGACCCTTTCTGACACTGCCTTCACATCAAACTCTCCCATGCAGACCACCATTTTACTCTTTAGGATGTGAGTGCAGGTGCACTGAGGGAACCAGATTCTCGATGTCCTTGATCTCTCGCTGCCAGGGTGTCTGACTAAGCCATGATGGAACAGACAGTACAAATGTGGAAAGACTGCTCATCAATCCAGACACATCAGTGGCTATTAAACAAGAAATGATTAATGTCTTTATTAGTGTTCCAAAATTAACTACTAACATTAATACTGTATACCGGTGCATTGAGTCATAGAGGCCTCATCTACACGCTTCTAACCAACCCTATGAGCTTCCGACAGGATTAAGGACAAGAGCATTTCAGATAAGTGCTTGTGTTTGTCGAGCTGACCTGTGGCGGTTCGTAAATGGCAGCCACTTCAGCGCGGATGCCCAGGGGGATGTCCTTGTGCTCTGTGTAGCGGCCGTACAGGTAGCCCATCCGCTGGTTTCCTGTCTTCCTCCAGAAGTCCA
Proteins encoded in this window:
- the nploc4 gene encoding nuclear protein localization protein 4 homolog, which gives rise to MAENMIIRVQSPEGMKKINSTKRETAAAFLKKVAKEFGFNSNGFSVYLNRNKTGEILSQNKTLSLLKIKHGDMLFLFPSSSSQSSENMDTAQPHSSSSSSSSSSSSSMSRSHSAPQFSEDDIDQYLSKQEGKIYRNRDAQLCRHGPMGKCVHCVPLEPFDEDYLNHLDPPVKHMSFHAYIRKLTGGADKGKFVALENISCKIKSGCEGHLPWPEGICTKCQPSAITLNRQKYRHVDNIMFENHTIADRFLDFWRKTGNQRMGYLYGRYTEHKDIPLGIRAEVAAIYEPPQIGTQNSLELIDDPRAAAVEEIAAKLGLRKVGWIFTDLLSEDTRIGTVRYTRNKDSYFLSSEECITAGHFQNQHANPCRLSPDGHFGSKFVTVVATGGPDNQVHFEGYQVSNQCMALVRDECLLPCRDAPELGYAKESSSEQYVPDVFYKDKDKFGNDITHLARPLPVEYLIIDITTTFPKDPVFTFSSMLRFPIENRDALGETQDFHSLATYLSQCSSSSSFLDIVSDFHLLIFLVTNDVMPLRDSIGLLLEAVKTSNEELAQTWKKSEQWATIEQLCSTVGGQQAGSLDYAMGGPSVPASSSVMWSCVHCTFMNQPGTEHCEMCSLPRS